One Candidatus Korarchaeum sp. DNA segment encodes these proteins:
- a CDS encoding ABC transporter ATP-binding protein — MTEDILKILNLKKYFNTNYGTVKAVDDITFNVKEGETFGLVGESGSGKSTTGHLIVGMYAPTSGKILYRDKDISSLADKRPREVRHEIQIVFQDPASSLNPSKYVKDIITAQLKLKGIKDDYELEERVAKLLESVDLPPESYMYRKPRELGGGELQAIAIARALSTSPKLIVLDEPTSALDVITQAKIVKLLLRIQEEMKLTYIFITHDLAVAKNISKRIAVMYLGKIVELAASDELFTNPLHPYTMMLFSSIPVLTEEERKLKPRKVRSVGEIPSAISPPPGCRFHTRCPFVEDICRNEEPKLEVVRGDSSHIVACHLAGR, encoded by the coding sequence ATGACGGAAGATATACTAAAAATCCTAAATTTAAAGAAGTATTTCAATACAAATTATGGAACAGTTAAGGCGGTAGATGATATAACCTTCAATGTCAAGGAGGGGGAGACCTTCGGTTTGGTGGGGGAATCCGGCTCGGGGAAGAGCACTACGGGACACCTCATAGTCGGTATGTATGCCCCAACTTCAGGTAAAATTTTATACAGAGATAAGGACATCTCCTCCCTTGCAGATAAGAGGCCTAGGGAAGTGAGGCATGAGATACAGATAGTCTTCCAAGATCCGGCATCATCGTTGAACCCCTCTAAGTATGTTAAAGACATAATAACAGCTCAATTGAAGCTGAAGGGTATTAAGGATGACTATGAGCTTGAGGAGAGAGTTGCAAAATTACTAGAGAGCGTTGATCTTCCTCCAGAGAGCTACATGTACAGGAAGCCCAGGGAACTCGGTGGAGGAGAGCTGCAAGCTATAGCTATAGCTAGAGCGCTCTCCACGAGTCCTAAGCTCATAGTCCTAGACGAGCCTACTTCAGCGTTAGACGTGATCACCCAAGCGAAGATAGTCAAGCTTTTACTCAGGATCCAAGAGGAAATGAAGCTAACCTACATATTCATTACACACGATCTGGCCGTAGCTAAGAATATTTCTAAGAGAATAGCTGTGATGTACCTGGGTAAGATAGTAGAACTGGCGGCATCCGATGAGCTATTCACTAACCCCCTGCATCCCTACACGATGATGCTCTTCTCCTCAATACCGGTACTCACGGAGGAGGAGAGGAAACTCAAACCCAGGAAAGTTAGATCCGTAGGGGAGATACCCAGTGCGATATCCCCACCCCCAGGATGCAGGTTTCACACTAGATGTCCTTTCGTGGAGGATATCTGTAGGAATGAGGAACCAAAACTGGAGGTAGTGAGGGGGGACTCATCACATATCGTTGCATGTCACTTAGCGGGGAGGTGA